One genomic region from Capra hircus breed San Clemente chromosome 18, ASM170441v1, whole genome shotgun sequence encodes:
- the HNRNPUL1 gene encoding heterogeneous nuclear ribonucleoprotein U-like protein 1 isoform X1, translating to MRWPIGNCVTSRWVTEEGGGGGGGHFEPPPPLEWGPPPFPPSPADRKGLRGTEPWEAGPGSGAAPGARAMDVRRLKVNELREELQRRGLDTRGLKAELAERLQAALEAEEPDDERELEADDEPGRPGRSNEEVETEGGSELEGTAQPPPPGLQPHPEPGGYSGPDGHYVMDNITMQNQFYETQVIKQENESGYERRPLEMDQQQQAYRPEVKTEMKQEAPTSFLPPEASQHKPDRQQFQSRKRPYEENRGRGYFEHREDRRGRSPQPPAEEDEDDFDDTLVAIDTYNCDLHFKVARDRSSGYPLTIEGFAYLWSGARASYGVRRGRVCFEMKINEEISVKHLPSTEPDPHVVRIGWSLDSCSTQLGEEPFSYGYGGTGKKSTNSRFENYGDKFAENDVIGCFADFECGNDVELSFTKNGKWMGIAFRIQKEALGGQALYPHVLVKNCAVEFNFGQRAEPYCSVLPGFTFIQHLPLSERIRGTVGPKSKAECEILMMVGLPAAGKTTWAIKHAASNPSKKYNILGTNAIMDKMRVMGLRRQRNYAGRWDVLIQQATQCLNRLIQIAARKKRNYILDQTNVYGSAQRRKMRPFEGFQRKAIVICPTDEDLKDRTIKRTDEEGKDVPDHAVLEMKANFTLPDVGDFLDEVLFIELQREEADKLVRQYNEEGRRAGPPPEKRFDNRGGGGFRGRGGGGGFQRYDNRGPPGGNRGGFQNRGGGSGGGGNYRGGFNRSGGGGYNQNRWGNNNRDNNNSNNRGSYNRAPQQQPPPQQPPPPQPPPQQPPPPPTYSPARNPPGASGYNKNTNIPGSSANTSTPPVSSYSPPQPSYSQPPPYNQGGYSQGYTAPPPPPPPPPAYNYGSYGGYNPAPYTPPPPPAAQTYPQPSYNQYQQYAQQWNQYYQNQGQWPPYYGNYDYGSYSGNTQGGTSAQ from the exons ATGAGGTGGCCAATTGGCAACTGTGTTACATCGCGCTGGGTCACGGAGGAGGGGGGAGGTGGCGGCGGCGGCCATTTTGAGCCGCCGCCGCCATTGGAGTGGGGGCCCCCCCCCTTTCCCCCTTCGCCTGCTGACAGGAAAGGTTTAAGGGGGACAGAGCCCTGGGAGGCCGGGCCGGGCTCGGGGGCCGCCCCGGGGGCCCGGGCCATGGATGTGCGCCGTCTGAAGGTGAACGAACTTCGCGAGGAGCTGCAGCGCCGCGGCCTGGACACTCGCGGCCTCAAAGCCGAGCTTGCTGAGCGGCTGCAGGCGGCGCTGGAGGCCGAGGAGCCCGACGACGAGCGGGAGCTCGAGGCCGACGACGAACCGGGGCGACCCGGGCGCAGCAACGAGGAGGTCGAGACCGAGGGGGGCTCCGAGCTGGAGGGGACCGCGCAGCCACCGCCGCCCGGGCTGCAGCCGCACCCGGAGCCCGGCGGCTACTCGGGGCCGGACGGACATT atgTCATGGACAATATTACCATGCAGAACCAATTCTATGAGACGCAGGTCATCAAGCAAGAGAACGAGTCAGGCTACGAGAGGAGACCACTGGAAATggaccagcagcagcaggcctatCGCCCAG AAGTGAAGACGGAGATGAAGCAAGAAGCACCCACCAGCTTCCTCCCACCCGAAGCATCTCAACACAAACCAGACAGACAGCAATTCCAGAGTCGCAAGAGGCCTTATGAAGAAAACCGGGGACGGGGGTACTTTGAGCACCGAGAGGATAGGAG GGGGCGATCTCCTCAGCCTCCAGCTGAAGAGGATGAAGATGACTTTGACGACACCCTTGTCGCCATTGACACAT ATAACTGTGACCTCCACTTCAAGGTGGCCCGAGACCGGAGTAGTGGCTACCCGCTCACGATCGAAGGCTTTGCATACCTGTGGTCAGGAGCCCGTGCCAGCTACGGGGTCAGAAGGGGCCGTGTGTGCTTTGAGATGAAG ATCAATGAAGAAATCTCTGTGAAGCACCTTCCGTCTACAGAGCCCGACCCCCACGTGGTCCGCATTGGTTGGTCCCTGGACTCTTGCAGCACTCAGCTAG GTGAAGAGCCTTTCTCCTATGGCTACGGAGGCACTGGGAAGAAGTCCACCAATAGCCGCTTTGAAAACTATGGAGACAAGTTTGCAGAGAATGATGTAATTGGCTGCTTTGCG GACTTTGAATGTGGAAATGACGTGGAACTTTCCTTCACCAAAAATGGGAAGTGGATGGGTATTGCCTTCCGAATCCAGAAGGAAGCCTTAGGGGGTCAGGCCCTCTATCCTCACGTCCTGGTGAAGAACTGTGCGGTGGAGTTCAACTTTGGGCAGCGGGCAGAGCCCTACTGTTCTGTCCTCCCAGGCTTCACCTTCATCCAGCACCTTCCCCTGAGTGAGCGCATCCGGGGTACCGTCGGACCAAAGAGCAAGGCAGAGTGTGAG ATTCTAATGATGGTGGGCCTGCCCGCTGCTGGCAAAACCACGTGGGCCATCAAACACGCAGCCTCCAACCCCTCCAAGAAGTACAACATCCTGGGTACCAATGCCATCATGGATAAGATGCGG GTAATGGGCCTACGCCGTCAGCGAAACTACGCCGGCCGCTGGGACGTCCTGATCCAGCAGGCCACTCAGTGCCTCAACCGTCTCATCCAGATTGCTGCCCGCAAGAAGCGCAACTATATCCTAGATCAG ACAAATGTTTATGGGTCAGCCCAGAGACGAAAAATGAGACCATTTGAAGGCTTCCAGCGCAAAGCCATTGTAATTTGTCCCACTGATGAGGACCTGAAAGACCGAACAATAAAGCGAACTGACGAAGAAGGGAAGGATGTCCCAGATCACGCGGTCTTAGAAATGAAAG CCAACTTCACGTTGCCTGACGTTGGGGATTTCCTGGACGAGGTGCTGTTCATTGAGCTGCAGCGAGAGGAAGCCGACAAGCTGGTGAGGCAGTACAACGAGGAGGGCCGCAGGGCTGGACCACCGCCTGAAAAGCGCTTTGACAACCGCGGCGGGGGTGGCTTCCGGGGCCGCGGGGGTGGCGGTGGTTTCCAGCGCTATGACAACCGAGGTCCCCCAGGGGGCAACCGAGGAGGCTTCCAAAATCGAGGAGGAGGCAGCGGTGGAGGAGGCAACTACCGAGGAG GTTTCAACCGCAGTGGAGGTGGTGGCTACAACCAGAACCGCTGGGGTAACAACAACCGGGACAACAACAACTCCAACAACCGAGGCAGCTATAACCGGGCTCCCCAGCAACAGCCGCCGCCACAGCAGCCACCGCCGCCACAGCCGCCGCCACAGCAGCCTCCACCGCCACCCACCTACAGCCCTGCTAGGAACCCCCCAGGGGCCAGCGGCTACAACAAGAACACCAACATCCCTGGCTCGAGCGCCAATACCAGCACCCCTCCTGTCAGCAGCTACAGCCCTCCACAG CCAAGTTATAGCCAGCCACCTCCCTACAACCAGGGAGGGTACAGCCAGGGCTACACAGCCCCACCACCTCCGCCTCCGCCACCACCTGCCTACAACTATGGGAGCTATGGCGGCTACAATCCAGCCCCTTACACCCCACCACCGCCCCCCGCAGCACAGACCTACCCTCAGCCCAGCTATAACCAGTATCAACAG TACGCCCAGCAGTGGAACCAGTACTATCAGAACCAGGGCCAATGGCCGCCGTACTACGGGAACTATGACTACGGGAGCTACTCCGGGAACACACAGGGGGGCACAAGCGCACAGTAG
- the HNRNPUL1 gene encoding heterogeneous nuclear ribonucleoprotein U-like protein 1 isoform X2, which yields MDNITMQNQFYETQVIKQENESGYERRPLEMDQQQQAYRPEVKTEMKQEAPTSFLPPEASQHKPDRQQFQSRKRPYEENRGRGYFEHREDRRGRSPQPPAEEDEDDFDDTLVAIDTYNCDLHFKVARDRSSGYPLTIEGFAYLWSGARASYGVRRGRVCFEMKINEEISVKHLPSTEPDPHVVRIGWSLDSCSTQLGEEPFSYGYGGTGKKSTNSRFENYGDKFAENDVIGCFADFECGNDVELSFTKNGKWMGIAFRIQKEALGGQALYPHVLVKNCAVEFNFGQRAEPYCSVLPGFTFIQHLPLSERIRGTVGPKSKAECEILMMVGLPAAGKTTWAIKHAASNPSKKYNILGTNAIMDKMRVMGLRRQRNYAGRWDVLIQQATQCLNRLIQIAARKKRNYILDQTNVYGSAQRRKMRPFEGFQRKAIVICPTDEDLKDRTIKRTDEEGKDVPDHAVLEMKANFTLPDVGDFLDEVLFIELQREEADKLVRQYNEEGRRAGPPPEKRFDNRGGGGFRGRGGGGGFQRYDNRGPPGGNRGGFQNRGGGSGGGGNYRGGFNRSGGGGYNQNRWGNNNRDNNNSNNRGSYNRAPQQQPPPQQPPPPQPPPQQPPPPPTYSPARNPPGASGYNKNTNIPGSSANTSTPPVSSYSPPQPSYSQPPPYNQGGYSQGYTAPPPPPPPPPAYNYGSYGGYNPAPYTPPPPPAAQTYPQPSYNQYQQYAQQWNQYYQNQGQWPPYYGNYDYGSYSGNTQGGTSAQ from the exons ATGGACAATATTACCATGCAGAACCAATTCTATGAGACGCAGGTCATCAAGCAAGAGAACGAGTCAGGCTACGAGAGGAGACCACTGGAAATggaccagcagcagcaggcctatCGCCCAG AAGTGAAGACGGAGATGAAGCAAGAAGCACCCACCAGCTTCCTCCCACCCGAAGCATCTCAACACAAACCAGACAGACAGCAATTCCAGAGTCGCAAGAGGCCTTATGAAGAAAACCGGGGACGGGGGTACTTTGAGCACCGAGAGGATAGGAG GGGGCGATCTCCTCAGCCTCCAGCTGAAGAGGATGAAGATGACTTTGACGACACCCTTGTCGCCATTGACACAT ATAACTGTGACCTCCACTTCAAGGTGGCCCGAGACCGGAGTAGTGGCTACCCGCTCACGATCGAAGGCTTTGCATACCTGTGGTCAGGAGCCCGTGCCAGCTACGGGGTCAGAAGGGGCCGTGTGTGCTTTGAGATGAAG ATCAATGAAGAAATCTCTGTGAAGCACCTTCCGTCTACAGAGCCCGACCCCCACGTGGTCCGCATTGGTTGGTCCCTGGACTCTTGCAGCACTCAGCTAG GTGAAGAGCCTTTCTCCTATGGCTACGGAGGCACTGGGAAGAAGTCCACCAATAGCCGCTTTGAAAACTATGGAGACAAGTTTGCAGAGAATGATGTAATTGGCTGCTTTGCG GACTTTGAATGTGGAAATGACGTGGAACTTTCCTTCACCAAAAATGGGAAGTGGATGGGTATTGCCTTCCGAATCCAGAAGGAAGCCTTAGGGGGTCAGGCCCTCTATCCTCACGTCCTGGTGAAGAACTGTGCGGTGGAGTTCAACTTTGGGCAGCGGGCAGAGCCCTACTGTTCTGTCCTCCCAGGCTTCACCTTCATCCAGCACCTTCCCCTGAGTGAGCGCATCCGGGGTACCGTCGGACCAAAGAGCAAGGCAGAGTGTGAG ATTCTAATGATGGTGGGCCTGCCCGCTGCTGGCAAAACCACGTGGGCCATCAAACACGCAGCCTCCAACCCCTCCAAGAAGTACAACATCCTGGGTACCAATGCCATCATGGATAAGATGCGG GTAATGGGCCTACGCCGTCAGCGAAACTACGCCGGCCGCTGGGACGTCCTGATCCAGCAGGCCACTCAGTGCCTCAACCGTCTCATCCAGATTGCTGCCCGCAAGAAGCGCAACTATATCCTAGATCAG ACAAATGTTTATGGGTCAGCCCAGAGACGAAAAATGAGACCATTTGAAGGCTTCCAGCGCAAAGCCATTGTAATTTGTCCCACTGATGAGGACCTGAAAGACCGAACAATAAAGCGAACTGACGAAGAAGGGAAGGATGTCCCAGATCACGCGGTCTTAGAAATGAAAG CCAACTTCACGTTGCCTGACGTTGGGGATTTCCTGGACGAGGTGCTGTTCATTGAGCTGCAGCGAGAGGAAGCCGACAAGCTGGTGAGGCAGTACAACGAGGAGGGCCGCAGGGCTGGACCACCGCCTGAAAAGCGCTTTGACAACCGCGGCGGGGGTGGCTTCCGGGGCCGCGGGGGTGGCGGTGGTTTCCAGCGCTATGACAACCGAGGTCCCCCAGGGGGCAACCGAGGAGGCTTCCAAAATCGAGGAGGAGGCAGCGGTGGAGGAGGCAACTACCGAGGAG GTTTCAACCGCAGTGGAGGTGGTGGCTACAACCAGAACCGCTGGGGTAACAACAACCGGGACAACAACAACTCCAACAACCGAGGCAGCTATAACCGGGCTCCCCAGCAACAGCCGCCGCCACAGCAGCCACCGCCGCCACAGCCGCCGCCACAGCAGCCTCCACCGCCACCCACCTACAGCCCTGCTAGGAACCCCCCAGGGGCCAGCGGCTACAACAAGAACACCAACATCCCTGGCTCGAGCGCCAATACCAGCACCCCTCCTGTCAGCAGCTACAGCCCTCCACAG CCAAGTTATAGCCAGCCACCTCCCTACAACCAGGGAGGGTACAGCCAGGGCTACACAGCCCCACCACCTCCGCCTCCGCCACCACCTGCCTACAACTATGGGAGCTATGGCGGCTACAATCCAGCCCCTTACACCCCACCACCGCCCCCCGCAGCACAGACCTACCCTCAGCCCAGCTATAACCAGTATCAACAG TACGCCCAGCAGTGGAACCAGTACTATCAGAACCAGGGCCAATGGCCGCCGTACTACGGGAACTATGACTACGGGAGCTACTCCGGGAACACACAGGGGGGCACAAGCGCACAGTAG